Proteins from one Capricornis sumatraensis isolate serow.1 chromosome 2, serow.2, whole genome shotgun sequence genomic window:
- the PSMD4 gene encoding 26S proteasome non-ATPase regulatory subunit 4 isoform X1: MVLESTMVCVDNSEYMRNGDFLPTRLQAQQDAVNIVCHSKTRSNPENNVGLITLANDCEVLTTLTPDTGRILSKLHTVQPKGKITFCTGIRVAHLALKHRQGKNHKMRIIAFVGSPVEDNEKDLVKLAKRLKKEKVNVDIINFGEEEVNTEKLTAFVNTLNGKDGTGSHLVTVPPGPSLADALISSPILAGEGGAMLGLGASDFEFGVDPSADPELALALRVSMEEQRQRQEEEARRAAAASAAEAGIATTGTEGERDSDDALLKMTISQQEFGRTGLPDLSSMTEEEQIAYAMQMSLQGAEFGQAESADMDASSAMDTSEPTKEEDDYDVMQDPEFLQSVLENLPGVDPNNEAIRNAMGSLASQATKDGKKDKKEEDKK, from the exons ATGGTGTTGGAAAGCACTATGGTTTG CGTGGACAACAGTGAGTACATGCGGAACGGGGACTTCCTACCCACCCGGCTGCAGGCCCAGCAGGATGCCGTCAATATAGTCTGCCACTCCAAGACCCGCAGCAACCCCGAGAACAACGTGGGCCTCATCACACTGGCCAA TGACTGTGAAGTGCTGACCACACTCACCCCAGACACTGGCCGCATCCTGTCTAAGCTTCACACTGTCCAGCCCAAGGGCAAAATCACCTTCTGCACTGGCATCCGCGTGGCCCAC CTGGCCCTGAAGCACCGGCAGGGCAAGAATCACAAGATGCGAATCATTGCCTTTGTGGGAAGCCCTGTGGAGGACAATGAGAAGGAT CTGGTGAAACTGGCTAAACGCCTCAAGAAGGAGAAAGTAAATGTTGACATTATCAATTTTGGGGAAGAG GAGGTGAACACAGAAAAGCTGACCGCTTTTGTAAACACGTTGAATGGCAAAGACGGAACCGGTTCTCACCTGGTGACAGTGCCTCCTGGGCCCAGCTTGGCCGATGCCCTCATCAGCTCGCCCATTCTGGCTGGGGAAGGTGGTGCCATGCTGGGTCTTGGTGCCAGTGACTTTGAATTTGGAGTGGATCCCAGCGCTGATCCTGAGCTGGCCCTG gccctgcgtgtgtCTATGGAAGAACAGCGGCAGCGGCAAGAGGAAGAGGCACGGCGGGCAGCTGCCGCCTCTGCCGCTGAGGCCGGGATTGCCACGACCGGGactgaaggtgaaagag ACTCGGACGATGCCCTTCTGAAGATGACCATCAGCCAGCAGGAGTTTGGCCGCACGGGGCTCCCTGACCTAAGCAGTATGACTGAGGAGGAGCAGATTGCTTATGCCATGCAGATGTCCCTCCAGGGTGCAG AGTTTGGCCAGGCAGAGTCAGCTGACATGGATGCCAGCTCAGCCATGGACACATCTGAGCCCACCAAG GAGGAGGATGATTATGACGTGATGCAGGACCCCGAATTCCTCCAGAGTGTCTTGGAGAACCTTCCGGGCGTGGATCCCAACAACGAGGCCATTCGAAATGCTATGGGCTCCCTGGCCTCCCAGGCCACCAAAGATGGCAAGAAGGACAAGAAGGAGGAGGACAAGAAGTGA
- the PSMD4 gene encoding 26S proteasome non-ATPase regulatory subunit 4 isoform X2 has protein sequence MVLESTMVCVDNSEYMRNGDFLPTRLQAQQDAVNIVCHSKTRSNPENNVGLITLANDCEVLTTLTPDTGRILSKLHTVQPKGKITFCTGIRVAHLALKHRQGKNHKMRIIAFVGSPVEDNEKDLVKLAKRLKKEKVNVDIINFGEEEVNTEKLTAFVNTLNGKDGTGSHLVTVPPGPSLADALISSPILAGEGGAMLGLGASDFEFGVDPSADPELALALRVSMEEQRQRQEEEARRAAAASAAEAGIATTGTEDSDDALLKMTISQQEFGRTGLPDLSSMTEEEQIAYAMQMSLQGAEFGQAESADMDASSAMDTSEPTKEEDDYDVMQDPEFLQSVLENLPGVDPNNEAIRNAMGSLASQATKDGKKDKKEEDKK, from the exons ATGGTGTTGGAAAGCACTATGGTTTG CGTGGACAACAGTGAGTACATGCGGAACGGGGACTTCCTACCCACCCGGCTGCAGGCCCAGCAGGATGCCGTCAATATAGTCTGCCACTCCAAGACCCGCAGCAACCCCGAGAACAACGTGGGCCTCATCACACTGGCCAA TGACTGTGAAGTGCTGACCACACTCACCCCAGACACTGGCCGCATCCTGTCTAAGCTTCACACTGTCCAGCCCAAGGGCAAAATCACCTTCTGCACTGGCATCCGCGTGGCCCAC CTGGCCCTGAAGCACCGGCAGGGCAAGAATCACAAGATGCGAATCATTGCCTTTGTGGGAAGCCCTGTGGAGGACAATGAGAAGGAT CTGGTGAAACTGGCTAAACGCCTCAAGAAGGAGAAAGTAAATGTTGACATTATCAATTTTGGGGAAGAG GAGGTGAACACAGAAAAGCTGACCGCTTTTGTAAACACGTTGAATGGCAAAGACGGAACCGGTTCTCACCTGGTGACAGTGCCTCCTGGGCCCAGCTTGGCCGATGCCCTCATCAGCTCGCCCATTCTGGCTGGGGAAGGTGGTGCCATGCTGGGTCTTGGTGCCAGTGACTTTGAATTTGGAGTGGATCCCAGCGCTGATCCTGAGCTGGCCCTG gccctgcgtgtgtCTATGGAAGAACAGCGGCAGCGGCAAGAGGAAGAGGCACGGCGGGCAGCTGCCGCCTCTGCCGCTGAGGCCGGGATTGCCACGACCGGGactgaag ACTCGGACGATGCCCTTCTGAAGATGACCATCAGCCAGCAGGAGTTTGGCCGCACGGGGCTCCCTGACCTAAGCAGTATGACTGAGGAGGAGCAGATTGCTTATGCCATGCAGATGTCCCTCCAGGGTGCAG AGTTTGGCCAGGCAGAGTCAGCTGACATGGATGCCAGCTCAGCCATGGACACATCTGAGCCCACCAAG GAGGAGGATGATTATGACGTGATGCAGGACCCCGAATTCCTCCAGAGTGTCTTGGAGAACCTTCCGGGCGTGGATCCCAACAACGAGGCCATTCGAAATGCTATGGGCTCCCTGGCCTCCCAGGCCACCAAAGATGGCAAGAAGGACAAGAAGGAGGAGGACAAGAAGTGA